One genomic region from Haloarcula sp. DT43 encodes:
- the trmB gene encoding HTH-type sugar sensing transcriptional regulator TrmB, with protein MSSDDLEASLEQVIARFNLGEYEISAYLAVLQHGEMTASEISENTDIPQPRVYDTVRSLSDVGLVELKESRPMKVLAIDPREAFEGIQDSLDDLVEDLSSRYTAPAREPEAVSLVKSRPTILRYLEDIIEAAEYELTLSLTPALLERFEDRLAARKQSGIAIEILISPGVDAPDPERFDYESIATTVKARRGITTPVVAVADGNYSMYATRESVRGDTDRYGVIFNRSELGFLVSGFLNTVLWTTAETIASDGEGLPFPRRYGTIRRCVSDLMSLDGEFYATIEGRDVETGDHRVVEGKVDQASFSSNREVATLVVQTAEGAVEVGGQVAAFEDIEAYEIRIGTDAPPEN; from the coding sequence ATGTCTAGTGACGACTTGGAAGCATCGCTCGAGCAGGTAATCGCGCGGTTCAATCTCGGCGAGTACGAGATTTCCGCCTACCTGGCCGTGCTTCAACACGGTGAGATGACAGCGTCGGAGATATCGGAGAACACGGACATTCCACAGCCCCGGGTGTACGATACGGTCCGGAGCCTCAGCGACGTCGGGCTGGTCGAGCTCAAGGAGTCCCGCCCGATGAAGGTCCTCGCCATCGACCCGCGGGAGGCCTTCGAGGGGATTCAGGACTCGCTCGACGACCTCGTCGAGGACCTGTCCTCGCGCTACACGGCCCCCGCCCGGGAGCCCGAGGCCGTCTCGCTCGTCAAGTCCCGACCGACGATACTTCGCTACCTCGAAGACATCATCGAGGCGGCCGAGTACGAACTCACGCTGTCGTTGACACCGGCCCTGCTGGAGCGGTTCGAGGACAGGCTCGCGGCCCGGAAGCAGTCAGGCATCGCCATCGAGATACTCATCTCGCCGGGCGTGGACGCCCCCGACCCGGAGCGGTTCGACTACGAGTCCATCGCGACCACGGTGAAGGCCCGGCGCGGTATCACGACGCCGGTCGTCGCCGTCGCCGACGGGAACTACTCGATGTACGCGACCCGGGAGAGCGTCCGCGGTGACACGGACCGCTACGGCGTCATCTTCAACCGCTCGGAGCTCGGGTTCCTGGTGTCCGGGTTCCTCAACACGGTGCTGTGGACGACCGCCGAGACGATTGCCAGCGACGGCGAGGGGCTCCCGTTCCCGCGCCGCTACGGGACGATTCGGCGGTGTGTCTCGGACCTGATGTCGCTGGACGGTGAGTTCTACGCGACCATCGAAGGCCGGGACGTGGAGACGGGGGACCACCGGGTTGTCGAGGGGAAGGTCGACCAGGCGTCGTTCAGTTCCAACCGCGAGGTGGCGACGCTGGTCGTCCAGACCGCCGAGGGGGCGGTCGAAGTCGGCGGACAGGTGGCCGCGTTCGAGGACATCGAAGCCTACGAGATACGTATCGGGACGGACGCGCCGCCGGAGAACTGA
- a CDS encoding ABC transporter substrate-binding protein, which yields MTEDTSDRRLTRRNALRIAGAAGAASLAGCGGSDGGSSDGGDGGSGDGSDGSDGSTDSGSQYNTLEVAHWWGEGDGLEAIQAVMDAFREQNPDVPFDENLIAGGAGENLQANIRTRVQNGNHPSTWQAWPGNNLLPFTDAELLADIGDSVWSENDMEDAYLQGVKDAAQPAGNYVTVPLNIHRINNLFYNVEVVEDAGVDPTSLETPSDVVGALQTVEEAGYTGMAHQTGSPWSSFQMFATVLLGETDADTYTAIFQDGEVEANSDALESAVETTQSYLDYIPSDAGSISWTEANNQVINGEAAFLHQGDWAAGTYITNDLTYGEEWDHVPFPGTEGYYALNMDSFPYPVNNPSPEATTLWCQFVGTAEAQEIFNPRKGSIPPRTDVDTEPFNAFSQDQIADFQNSEAQPPSVAHGLAAPPSILSSLESAISSLNSGSEPSSVVSQMASAYQ from the coding sequence CAGACGGTTGACGCGGCGTAACGCTCTTCGGATTGCCGGCGCAGCAGGTGCGGCCTCGCTCGCTGGCTGCGGTGGGAGTGACGGCGGCAGCTCCGACGGCGGCGATGGCGGGAGCGGCGACGGCAGCGACGGCAGCGACGGCAGTACTGACAGCGGCTCCCAGTACAACACACTGGAAGTCGCCCACTGGTGGGGTGAGGGCGACGGGCTGGAAGCGATTCAGGCCGTCATGGACGCGTTCCGGGAGCAAAACCCGGACGTCCCCTTCGACGAGAACCTCATCGCCGGCGGCGCGGGCGAGAACCTGCAGGCGAACATCCGGACGCGGGTCCAGAACGGCAACCACCCGAGCACGTGGCAGGCCTGGCCCGGCAACAACCTGCTTCCGTTCACCGACGCGGAGCTACTGGCGGACATCGGCGACTCCGTGTGGTCCGAGAACGACATGGAGGACGCCTACCTCCAGGGTGTCAAGGACGCGGCCCAGCCCGCCGGGAACTACGTGACGGTCCCGCTCAACATCCACCGTATCAACAACCTCTTCTACAACGTCGAAGTCGTCGAGGACGCCGGTGTCGACCCGACGTCCCTCGAAACCCCCTCCGACGTGGTCGGGGCGCTGCAGACGGTCGAGGAGGCCGGCTACACCGGGATGGCACACCAGACCGGGTCGCCGTGGTCCAGCTTCCAGATGTTCGCGACGGTCTTGCTCGGCGAGACCGACGCCGATACCTACACCGCCATCTTCCAGGACGGCGAGGTCGAGGCCAACAGCGACGCGCTGGAGTCGGCGGTCGAGACCACGCAGTCCTACCTCGACTACATCCCGAGCGACGCCGGTTCGATTTCCTGGACCGAGGCGAACAACCAGGTCATCAACGGCGAAGCGGCGTTCCTCCACCAGGGTGACTGGGCGGCCGGGACGTACATCACGAACGACCTCACGTACGGCGAGGAGTGGGACCACGTCCCGTTCCCGGGGACCGAGGGCTACTACGCGCTGAACATGGACTCGTTCCCGTACCCCGTCAACAACCCGTCGCCGGAAGCGACCACGCTGTGGTGCCAGTTCGTCGGCACGGCGGAGGCACAGGAGATTTTCAACCCCCGGAAAGGGTCGATTCCGCCACGGACCGACGTGGACACGGAGCCGTTCAACGCGTTCTCGCAGGACCAGATAGCGGACTTCCAGAACAGCGAGGCCCAGCCGCCGTCCGTCGCACACGGCCTGGCAGCCCCGCCGTCTATCCTGTCGTCGCTCGAGTCCGCCATCTCGTCGCTGAACTCCGGCAGCGAGCCGTCGAGCGTCGTCTCGCAGATGGCCAGCGCCTACCAGTAA